GTGGAGTAGTGGATCAGGTCATCGTCTGCATGGTCCCATTTGCTGATAGTGTGGAGAATAACAGGATTACTCAATCGCTTGTCCAGCAGTTCTACCAGCATTCTGCGCACGGCCGCCATCGCATGTTCGGAAGAAGCGTAAATAACCGGCACCACGGCATTGGCAAGGGCCGGATCACTGAGCTGAGCGATTAACTCCTGCACCGGAGCGCTGGAAAGTTCGTCCGCATTCACTGCTACAAAGTTGATGGCAGCTTTGTAGTTCGCCGCCAGGAAGCTCTCTGTATTGAAGAAGGGGAAATACTTTGTTTTGTCTGTTGCTTTTTCCCAGGCAGCCGGGTAGGTAATCACCTTCAGCATGCCGGGCAGTGCGAAGTCGAGCAGCTTATCACCGGTAAAGATGTAGTCTGCAGCTGCGTCACCAATGTTCCATTTGTCGGTAGCCTTATCGTAGCTGTAGCCGATGCTTTGCAGATCAGCTGGTGTAATCTGTTGCAGGTGGCTGAAGTCAGCTACTACCACCGGAACCTGTTTGCCGCCGATATTACCGATGTTGATCGATTCGCGGCGTTTGTAGGCATACGGGGAGTAAGGCAGTTGTGCCAGCATAGGTGCTATGGGCGCATGGCTTTCACGCCGGGTATAACGTTTCACCAGGTCGCGGCATACAGGCAGTTCAAACTCCGGGTCCTCCGTAAGAGAAACACGGATTGTATCGCCCACGCCGTCTTCCAGCAGGGTGCCTATGCCAATGGCCGATTTGATACGACCATCTTCACCGTCACCGGCTTCCGTTACACCGAGGTGTAGCGGGTATGCGTGGCCGAGTTCCTGTTGCATGGTTTGCACCAGCAGGCGGTAGGCTTGCACCATCACCTGTGGATTACTTGCCTTCATGCTCAGCACGATGTTGCGATAGTTAAGATCCTCCGCAATCCGCAGGAACTCCATGGCACTTTCCACCATACCCATGGGCGTATCGCCATAGCGGCTCATGATACGGTCGCTCAGCGAGCCGTGGTTGGTGCCGATGCGCATGGCGGTGCCATATTGCTTACAGATGTTAACGAGCGGGGTAAAACGATCGCGGATGCGGTCAATTTCCTCCAGGTACTCGGCATCGGTATATTCCAGCAGTTCGAATTTCTTTTTATCGATGTAGTTACCGGGATTGATACGCACTTTTTCCACGATGCGGGCGGCAACTTCCGCGGCATTGGGCGTAAAGTGGATATCGGCCACCAGCGGGGTTTTGTACCCGCGGGCACGCAGTCCTTCCTTGATAGGCAGCAGGTTTTCTGCTTCCTTTTTGCTGGGGGCGGTAATGCGCACTAATTCGGCGCCGGCTTCTATACAACGGATGGCCTGTTCGATGGTGCCCTTGGTGTCCATCGTGTCGGTAGTGGTCATGGTCTGAATGCGGATAGGGTTAAAATTCCCGATCAACAAGTCGCCCACCCGGGCTTCCAGCGTAGCCAGCCGCTTATACTGTGTTAATGAATTGCAATACAATTGCATACTGTTCCTCCTTTACGTGGGTCAAAATTAGCTAAAAGCAGGGAAGGTATGAAGCATTAAAAATGCGGAGGCTCCGTTAGTGTAAAACCTGCCGGGCATTTCCCGATTTTTTGTTTCCTTTATACTATGCCGAACCCTAAAGCCATATCTGAAATTCCCTATCAACAGCTCCCGCTTAAGGGACAGTTCTCCGTATTTGATCTCGGGGCCTTCGCCAATGAGCTAAGCCGATTCCCGCATACGCACGAAACTTTTGAAATTATCTGGTTTACAAAAGCCAAAGGCCAGCATGTGGTCGATTTTGTGAGTTATGAGCTGGAGGACGATATGTTATTCTTCCTG
This genomic interval from Chitinophaga horti contains the following:
- the ispG gene encoding (E)-4-hydroxy-3-methylbut-2-enyl-diphosphate synthase; translated protein: MQLYCNSLTQYKRLATLEARVGDLLIGNFNPIRIQTMTTTDTMDTKGTIEQAIRCIEAGAELVRITAPSKKEAENLLPIKEGLRARGYKTPLVADIHFTPNAAEVAARIVEKVRINPGNYIDKKKFELLEYTDAEYLEEIDRIRDRFTPLVNICKQYGTAMRIGTNHGSLSDRIMSRYGDTPMGMVESAMEFLRIAEDLNYRNIVLSMKASNPQVMVQAYRLLVQTMQQELGHAYPLHLGVTEAGDGEDGRIKSAIGIGTLLEDGVGDTIRVSLTEDPEFELPVCRDLVKRYTRRESHAPIAPMLAQLPYSPYAYKRRESINIGNIGGKQVPVVVADFSHLQQITPADLQSIGYSYDKATDKWNIGDAAADYIFTGDKLLDFALPGMLKVITYPAAWEKATDKTKYFPFFNTESFLAANYKAAINFVAVNADELSSAPVQELIAQLSDPALANAVVPVIYASSEHAMAAVRRMLVELLDKRLSNPVILHTISKWDHADDDLIHYSTETGALLLDGFGDGLWLKQAANAEHQPSVVNNVAFGILQATRTRISKTEYISCPSCGRTLFDLQETTARIRAVTNHLKGVKIAIMGCIVNGPGEMADADFGYVGSGVGKITLYKGKDVMKRGLNSDVAVTELINLIKDNGMWVDAR